TGGCCTGCATCTCAGCTGGCTGGGCTCCCGAAAGTGTGGCTGGAGACCACTGCCCGGAGAGGGACGGCCCCGCAGACTGTGGCGAACCCTGGCCTGAGGCCGCAGTGTGGACCAGGCGCCCCTCTCAGTCCTCCCAGACCAAAGGGCCAACCCTGCCCCCCATCAAACTGCTGTCCTCCTCCCTCCACGGGGACAGAGGGACGGGGAGAGCGACGGAAGAAgccagagaaggagacagagacggCAGAGGCCAAGGCCCCAGGGTGTGCGATGGAGACAGACATGGGCGGGCGGGCAGCTGCCAGCACTAATGCAAACCAGTTGGAAAAACAGGAGGAGAGGCCAGCAGAGGCCTCGGGGCCAGCCAGGTGGGGCTTGTTTTTCCAGAATGAAAGGCCCAGGGAGCGAGTGGGGGTGGTGGGATGTGTTCAGCCCTGAAGCCGGTTTGGAAGGGCGCCTCCCGGGCCAGGACCCTGCTGAGGAAACGGTCGGACCTCGCCGGGCTGGGGTGCGGGTCTTGCATCCTTATGTTGGTCCGAGTCCTGCCCGTTGCCCCTCATACCCTCTCACTGCAGCAGCAGAGCCCCTCCCCTTGCCCTGAGACCACGACTCTGATTGGGACTGGGCTTCCCACTGTCTGAGGACTTGGGGACCAGAGCAGGGTTCAGGGTTAAGCCCCCCCAACCCGGGGCCTCCGAGGCCTGTAAGGAGAGCTCACTCCAAGTGGGCGTGCTGAACTATGCTCTGAGGGTTTCTTGTGGTTGTGGtggttcagattttttttttcttgaggtttGCTTAATTAGAAGGAGTTGGGTTTGGTACACAGTGCAGGCTCTGTTATTTCGCATTTGTTTATGTGACTTTTTAAGTTTTCCCAGAGTTTCAAATTTGTGCCTTCCGTGGTGGGGATCCCACTCTCCCCTTCCTCCAGGAGCCCTGTAACCCGGCACCTAGTTTCAGGGACACCAGGCTGCGCCCTTAAAGGTGGGCAGCCTCAGAGGATGGGGCCAGCAGGGGAGAGGTCTGCTCACCCCCAGGCCTCCCAGTGCTCAGGGCCCCCCCTCCCTGGCTGACTGTCCAGGTTATAAAGGGGACTACTGACCCGCAGCATCCATCATCCTGTCTTGAGAGAGCCCACCGTGCCCCCCAGAGGAGACGGGAACCAAGGTCACGCACGGCCAAGGGTTGGAGCTGGAAGGGCCATCTGGTCTGAAGCAGGGTACCAGGGTGCACAGTGGGTGGGGGCAGTCTCAGCGCTGGGAGGCCTTTCTGGGGCCTGGAACAGGCTGAGGGGAAGACCCTGCTCCGAGGTGTCTCACGTGGGGGGAGGCCAGAGGTGGGGCCAAGGGGCCACTCACCCAACAGTCCCAACCCCGCACCACAGGCCTGGAAGGCTCCCAGCTGTGAGACACGCTCATGTGGTCTCAGGCGCCCACGCCCTCGGACCCTCTTGTCCCTCCAAGGGTGGGGTCACTACCCCCTCCCCAGGCCTGACCGTGAGGGGCTGGGCCTCTGCTCCCACACTGCCCCTCCCCAGCGGGCCAGCGAGGATGGGGGAGGCCAAGGGGCCCGGGAGGAGCCAGAGGGGGCGGTCCCCAGACTGTAGTCAGGCCCAGGGCTCCGTGATGTCACTGCGGGTGCTAAGGAGGGGGAAGGGGGTAGGGCTGTTTTTCTGGAGAGAGACTTAGAGCCGAGTGGGACAAAGCCTGGGCTGGGCGGGGGCCATGGCGCTGCCATCCCGAATCCTGCTGTGGAAACTCGCGCTTCTGCAGAGTGAGCGTGGGGCCCCGGGAGGCGAGGAGGGGGCAGCACGTGGGGCTACGCGAGTCCGTTTCGGACAAAACCGGCCGTCTGCGCTTGGGCCAGGAGGGGTGGGAAGGCCCCACCAGGGAAGAGGATGGGTCTGGGGGATCTCGGGACAGCTGCTTGCTGGAGGGTGCGATGTCTTCAGTGAGACCTTGGCCAGCCTCCCCTCGCTGGGGAGCTGGAGGCCAGGGGGCCGAGAGGGCTGGGGGCCCAGGCAGGGTGGCGTCTCCATCAGGGCCCTTCCTGCACCCCCTCTTGCTGGGGCTCCGTTTAGGGAGTGGGTCAGTGATGGGGGGGGACCTGAGAACTGTGGGATCTGTTCCAGCCCCCGCTCCCAGGCCTGGGCTGGCCTGCTGACCAGGCACATTCCTCTGGGAAGCTCCCAGGCTCTCAGCCACATCTCTAGGGCAGTTTTCATGTAGGATCCACGGGAGCGAGAGCAGCCCCCAGTGATCAAGAGACACAGGATGGAAACACAGTTTTGATCACCCACAGGCCCTGGGGTGCACAGAGTGCCGTGAGGCCAGGGAAAGTGGAGAGAGACGGGGACCCCCAGGCCAACCCTTTACTGGGACCAGGGCGTTCTACATACAGGTTTCcctcaggaatttttttttggacggagtttctctctcgccaaggaggctggagtgcagtggcgtgatcttgtctcactgcaacctccacgtcccaggttcaagtgattttcttgcctcagcctcccaagtagctgtgactataggtgcccaccaccaccacgcctggccagtttttgtatttttagtagagacagggtttcatcatgttggccaggctggtggtgaactcctgacctcaggtgatccagctgcctccgcctcccaaagtgctgggattacaggcgtgagccactgtgcctggcgaggGAGTTTTAACTGGTAGGTTTAAGGCAAGCGGCGCGAGCCCCGTAGGGCCATGCTAACTGTACGTGGTCTCTGCGGTGTGGCTGCACATTCCATGTGGGGCGTGGAGTCCGTGGGGACATGGGGGGTCACCAGGGGACACCGTGTAGGGGGGGCGTCTGGGTGGATCAGCTCGAGGAAAGGGGATGTGAACTGGAAACTGTCCCAGGTGACAGCCCGGCTTCCAATCAGAGGAAGTCCAGCCTAGACTCAGTGGATGCTGAGGCAGCTTAAAATGCTGGAGTTCCCTGCAAGCAGGAACGCCGGCCTGCGGGGTGACGGCCGGGGTCACGGCCCACGTTCAGCCTTCAGGCCTCTGCCCTGTGGAAGCACCGCAGGGGCTGCACTGAGCCTTAGGTGTGGTGTGGGGTCCCCAGAGTCTGAGGCTCCAAGGACCCCTGGGGGCTGGGGCACAGCCCTGGAGGGAGTGTGGGGGATCCCACAGACCCAGCCTCGTTGGTGCTCTGGGTGACGTGGCTGCAGCCAGGTGGAGTGGCCCCGGTGACAAGCACACACCCCAGAACCGGCTGGCTTGGGGCCTGGCCCTGGCCTACAGCCATGCCCTGGCTTCCCCACTCCCCAAGGGCAGGTGCCGTTCACAGCCCAGCAGGGTGGCAGGGAGGGCTATGCGGGACTGTGTAGAGAGGCACCCTCCCGGCACCGAAATTGGTCTCACAGCACCCACtttgtctgggactacaggagggACTATGGGGGCCAAGTGGGGGTCCCGGGGCCAGGTGGGGCTGTGGGTGGCCTCACAGCTCACTCCTCTCATTCCAGGCTCTGCCGTCCTTCTGCACTCAGGTAAGTGACCCTGGCCCCAGCTGtccattccccctccccctcAGCCCCTCCTGTCTTGCCAGGCCTGCCCTGAGGGGTCCTcagcccttccctccctcactaACCCCCCTCCCCCACAGGGCCCTGGGGCCGACCCCTGCCCCACAGATGCCCCCTTCACCACCAGGGACCTCCAgggccctccccctcccccactgaCTGTCCTTCCCCAACAAGGGCCCTCAGGGACCTGCCCCACTCCCACTGAGTTCCCTATCCTACCATGGCCCTCAGGACCCACCACTCCCCCATGAACTCCCCCTCCCCAACCAGGGCCCTCAAGGGGCCGCCCCTCCCCCAATGATTCCCCTTTTGCCACATGGGTTCTTGGGGGTATACCCCTCCCCCATGACGGGGCTCCGGGGCCCACACACCCCACAgatgccccctcccccaccagggTCCCAGGGACCCTCCACTCCCCCactcactcccccacccccaccagggcCCTCGGGGGGCcgcccctcccccctgccccactcccACTGAGTCCCCTATCCTACCATGGCCCTCGGGACCCACCACTCCCCCATGAACTCCCCCTCCCCAGCCAGGGCCCTCAGGGGGCCGCCCCTCCCCCAATGATTCCCCTTCCCCCACATGGGCCCTTGGGGGCATGCACCCTCCCAGGGACTCGCCCTCCACCACGAGGGGCCTCGGGGCCTAGggaccctcccctcccccactgacTCCCTCTCCCCCGTCAGGGCCCTCAGGGTCCGCCCCTCCCCCACCGACACCCCTCCCCCACTGACTCCTCCTCCCCCATCAGGACTCCCAGAGTCCGCCCCTCACCCAGATTCCCCCTCCCCCATCGGAACCCTCGggtgccctcccctcccccaatgACTCACCTTCCCCCACCAGGGCCCTCGggggcctgcccctcccccacggactcccctcccccaccagggTCCTCAGTGCCCGCCGCCGATGGCAGCTCCGTGGTGTCCGAGTCCGCGGTGAGCTGGGCGGCGGGCGCCCGGGCGGTGCTGCGCTGCCAGAGCCCGCGCATGGTGTGGACCCAGGACCGGCTGCACGACCGCCAGCGCGTGCTCCACTGGGACCTGCGCGGCCCCGGGGGCGGCCCTGCGCGGCGCCTGCTGGACTTGTACTCGGCGGGCGAGCAGCGCGTGTACGAGGCGCGGGACCGAGGTCGCCTGGAGCTCTCGGCGTCAGCCTTCGACGACGGCAACTTCTCGCTGCTCATCCGCGGTGCGGGGGCCGGGGCCGCGGGGTCGGGGCAGGGGGGCCGGGGCCGCGGGGTCGAGGGCAGGGGGGCCGGGGCCGCGGGGTCGAGGGCACCGCGAGGCTCACGCGCGGCTTCCTCCTGGGTGTGCAGCGGTGGAGGAGACGGACGCGGGGCTGTACACCTGCAATCTGCACCACCACTACTGCCACCTCTACGAGAGCCTGGCCGTCCGCCTGGAGGTCACCGACGGCCGTGAGtgcgcccccccaccccccgtccCCCGCCCCCCGCCTGGGCCCGCGCGCCGCTGACCGCGCCCCCTCCGCAGCCCCGGCCACCCCCGCCTACTGGGACGGCGAGAAGGAGGTGTTGGCGGTGGCGCGCGGCGCGCCCGCGCTCCTGACTTGCGTGAACCGCGGGCACATGTGGACCGACCGGCACGTGGAGGAGGCGCAGCAGGTGGTGCACTGGGATCGGCAGCCGCCCGGGGTCCCGCACGACCGCGCGGACCGCCTGCTGGACCTGTACGCGTCGGGCGAGCGCCGCGCCTACGGGCCCCTTTTCCTGCGCGACCGCGTGGCCGTGGGCGCAGACGCCTTTGAGCGCGGTGACTTCTCGCTGCGCATCGAGCCGCTGGAGGCCGCCGACGAGGGCACCTACTCCTGCCACCTGCACCACCACTACTGCGGCCTGCACGAACGCCGCGTCTTCCACCTGACGGTCGCCGAACCCCACGCGGAGCCGCCCCCCCGGGGCTCTCCGGGCAACGGCTCCAGCCACAGCGGCGCCCCAGGTCCAGGTGACGGGCCGCCCCGGGACCCGGGAAGGCGGGAGCCCACCCCACTTGGGGTTGCCCTGCGCCCGCTGTCCCTTGCCGGAGGCCCGCGGAGCCCAGCAGGGGCCGTGGCCCGGGTCGGGGCACAGGCCTTGCTGGTGCCTGACGCCGCTTCCACCCTGCGCCCCCCGCAGACCCCACACTGGCTCGCGGCCACAACGTCATAAACGTCATCGTCCCCGAGAGCCGAGCCCACTTCTTCCAGCAGCTGGGCTACGTGCTGGCCACGCTGCTGCTCTTCATCCTGCTGCTGGTCACCGTCCTCCTGGCCGCCCGCAGGCGCCGCGGAGGTGAGGCTGCCGCGGCAGAGCCAGCGgccccaggagactgaggtgggcgggaGGGCGGTCCTCTGGGCTGGGGGACCTGCGGAGGGGGCGGCACTGCCCCCAATGTGAGTCTCCTTCCCAGGCTACGAATACTCGGACCAGAAGTCGGGAAAGTCAAAGGGGTGAGTACCCCCCTCCCAGCCCTCCTGGGGACCAGGACCCC
This region of Macaca fascicularis isolate 582-1 chromosome 1, T2T-MFA8v1.1 genomic DNA includes:
- the MXRA8 gene encoding matrix remodeling-associated protein 8 isoform X13 yields the protein MVWTQDRLHDRQRVLHWDLRGPGGGPARRLLDLYSAGEQRVYEARDRGRLELSASAFDDGNFSLLIRAVEETDAGLYTCNLHHHYCHLYESLAVRLEVTDGPPATPAYWDGEKEVLAVARGAPALLTCVNRGHMWTDRHVEEAQQVVHWDRQPPGVPHDRADRLLDLYASGERRAYGPLFLRDRVAVGADAFERGDFSLRIEPLEAADEGTYSCHLHHHYCGLHERRVFHLTVAEPHAEPPPRGSPGNGSSHSGAPGPDPTLARGHNVINVIVPESRAHFFQQLGYVLATLLLFILLLVTVLLAARRRRGGYEYSDQKSGKSKGKDVNLAEFAVAAGDQTLYRSEDIQLACSPPTDYKNNILKERAELAHSPLPAKYIDLDKGFRKEYCK
- the MXRA8 gene encoding matrix remodeling-associated protein 8 isoform X5, translated to MALPSRILLWKLALLQSSAVLLHSGPSGACPSPTDSPPPPGSSVPAADGSSVVSESAVSWAAGARAVLRCQSPRMVWTQDRLHDRQRVLHWDLRGPGGGPARRLLDLYSAGEQRVYEARDRGRLELSASAFDDGNFSLLIRAVEETDAGLYTCNLHHHYCHLYESLAVRLEVTDGPPATPAYWDGEKEVLAVARGAPALLTCVNRGHMWTDRHVEEAQQVVHWDRQPPGVPHDRADRLLDLYASGERRAYGPLFLRDRVAVGADAFERGDFSLRIEPLEAADEGTYSCHLHHHYCGLHERRVFHLTVAEPHAEPPPRGSPGNGSSHSGAPDPTLARGHNVINVIVPESRAHFFQQLGYVLATLLLFILLLVTVLLAARRRRGGYEYSDQKSGKSKGKDVNLAEFAVAAGDQTLYRSEDIQLDYKNNILKERAELAHSPLPAKYIDLDKGFRKEYCK
- the MXRA8 gene encoding matrix remodeling-associated protein 8 isoform X8, coding for MALPSRILLWKLALLQSSAVLLHSGSSVPAADGSSVVSESAVSWAAGARAVLRCQSPRMVWTQDRLHDRQRVLHWDLRGPGGGPARRLLDLYSAGEQRVYEARDRGRLELSASAFDDGNFSLLIRAVEETDAGLYTCNLHHHYCHLYESLAVRLEVTDGPPATPAYWDGEKEVLAVARGAPALLTCVNRGHMWTDRHVEEAQQVVHWDRQPPGVPHDRADRLLDLYASGERRAYGPLFLRDRVAVGADAFERGDFSLRIEPLEAADEGTYSCHLHHHYCGLHERRVFHLTVAEPHAEPPPRGSPGNGSSHSGAPGPDPTLARGHNVINVIVPESRAHFFQQLGYVLATLLLFILLLVTVLLAARRRRGGYEYSDQKSGKSKGKDVNLAEFAVAAGDQTLYRSEDIQLACSPPTDYKNNILKERAELAHSPLPAKYIDLDKGTW
- the MXRA8 gene encoding matrix remodeling-associated protein 8 isoform X10, which encodes MALPSRILLWKLALLQSSAVLLHSGSSVPAADGSSVVSESAVSWAAGARAVLRCQSPRMVWTQDRLHDRQRVLHWDLRGPGGGPARRLLDLYSAGEQRVYEARDRGRLELSASAFDDGNFSLLIRAVEETDAGLYTCNLHHHYCHLYESLAVRLEVTDGPPATPAYWDGEKEVLAVARGAPALLTCVNRGHMWTDRHVEEAQQVVHWDRQPPGVPHDRADRLLDLYASGERRAYGPLFLRDRVAVGADAFERGDFSLRIEPLEAADEGTYSCHLHHHYCGLHERRVFHLTVAEPHAEPPPRGSPGNGSSHSGAPDPTLARGHNVINVIVPESRAHFFQQLGYVLATLLLFILLLVTVLLAARRRRGGYEYSDQKSGKSKGKDVNLAEFAVAAGDQTLYRSEDIQLDYKNNILKERAELAHSPLPAKYIDLDKGFRKEYCK
- the MXRA8 gene encoding matrix remodeling-associated protein 8 isoform X16: MVWTQDRLHDRQRVLHWDLRGPGGGPARRLLDLYSAGEQRVYEARDRGRLELSASAFDDGNFSLLIRAVEETDAGLYTCNLHHHYCHLYESLAVRLEVTDGPPATPAYWDGEKEVLAVARGAPALLTCVNRGHMWTDRHVEEAQQVVHWDRQPPGVPHDRADRLLDLYASGERRAYGPLFLRDRVAVGADAFERGDFSLRIEPLEAADEGTYSCHLHHHYCGLHERRVFHLTVAEPHAEPPPRGSPGNGSSHSGAPDPTLARGHNVINVIVPESRAHFFQQLGYVLATLLLFILLLVTVLLAARRRRGGYEYSDQKSGKSKGKDVNLAEFAVAAGDQTLYRSEDIQLDYKNNILKERAELAHSPLPAKYIDLDKGFRKEYCK
- the MXRA8 gene encoding matrix remodeling-associated protein 8 isoform X9, with protein sequence MALPSRILLWKLALLQSSAVLLHSGSSVPAADGSSVVSESAVSWAAGARAVLRCQSPRMVWTQDRLHDRQRVLHWDLRGPGGGPARRLLDLYSAGEQRVYEARDRGRLELSASAFDDGNFSLLIRAVEETDAGLYTCNLHHHYCHLYESLAVRLEVTDGPPATPAYWDGEKEVLAVARGAPALLTCVNRGHMWTDRHVEEAQQVVHWDRQPPGVPHDRADRLLDLYASGERRAYGPLFLRDRVAVGADAFERGDFSLRIEPLEAADEGTYSCHLHHHYCGLHERRVFHLTVAEPHAEPPPRGSPGNGSSHSGAPGPDPTLARGHNVINVIVPESRAHFFQQLGYVLATLLLFILLLVTVLLAARRRRGGYEYSDQKSGKSKGKDVNLAEFAVAAGDQTLYRSEDIQLDYKNNILKERAELAHSPLPAKYIDLDKGFRKEYCK
- the MXRA8 gene encoding matrix remodeling-associated protein 8 isoform X15, coding for MVWTQDRLHDRQRVLHWDLRGPGGGPARRLLDLYSAGEQRVYEARDRGRLELSASAFDDGNFSLLIRAVEETDAGLYTCNLHHHYCHLYESLAVRLEVTDGPPATPAYWDGEKEVLAVARGAPALLTCVNRGHMWTDRHVEEAQQVVHWDRQPPGVPHDRADRLLDLYASGERRAYGPLFLRDRVAVGADAFERGDFSLRIEPLEAADEGTYSCHLHHHYCGLHERRVFHLTVAEPHAEPPPRGSPGNGSSHSGAPGPDPTLARGHNVINVIVPESRAHFFQQLGYVLATLLLFILLLVTVLLAARRRRGGYEYSDQKSGKSKGKDVNLAEFAVAAGDQTLYRSEDIQLDYKNNILKERAELAHSPLPAKYIDLDKGFRKEYCK
- the MXRA8 gene encoding matrix remodeling-associated protein 8 isoform X14 — translated: MVWTQDRLHDRQRVLHWDLRGPGGGPARRLLDLYSAGEQRVYEARDRGRLELSASAFDDGNFSLLIRAVEETDAGLYTCNLHHHYCHLYESLAVRLEVTDGPPATPAYWDGEKEVLAVARGAPALLTCVNRGHMWTDRHVEEAQQVVHWDRQPPGVPHDRADRLLDLYASGERRAYGPLFLRDRVAVGADAFERGDFSLRIEPLEAADEGTYSCHLHHHYCGLHERRVFHLTVAEPHAEPPPRGSPGNGSSHSGAPDPTLARGHNVINVIVPESRAHFFQQLGYVLATLLLFILLLVTVLLAARRRRGGYEYSDQKSGKSKGKDVNLAEFAVAAGDQTLYRSEDIQLACSPPTDYKNNILKERAELAHSPLPAKYIDLDKGFRKEYCK
- the MXRA8 gene encoding matrix remodeling-associated protein 8 isoform X7 — encoded protein: MALPSRILLWKLALLQSSAVLLHSGSSVPAADGSSVVSESAVSWAAGARAVLRCQSPRMVWTQDRLHDRQRVLHWDLRGPGGGPARRLLDLYSAGEQRVYEARDRGRLELSASAFDDGNFSLLIRAVEETDAGLYTCNLHHHYCHLYESLAVRLEVTDGPPATPAYWDGEKEVLAVARGAPALLTCVNRGHMWTDRHVEEAQQVVHWDRQPPGVPHDRADRLLDLYASGERRAYGPLFLRDRVAVGADAFERGDFSLRIEPLEAADEGTYSCHLHHHYCGLHERRVFHLTVAEPHAEPPPRGSPGNGSSHSGAPDPTLARGHNVINVIVPESRAHFFQQLGYVLATLLLFILLLVTVLLAARRRRGGYEYSDQKSGKSKGKDVNLAEFAVAAGDQTLYRSEDIQLACSPPTDYKNNILKERAELAHSPLPAKYIDLDKGFRKEYCK
- the MXRA8 gene encoding matrix remodeling-associated protein 8 isoform X2 — its product is MPVALFCPGLSSSLEGEKRQARLGIKSHTHGAAEPPPRPPASRGSAVPAQEGAGGAQRDGESDGRSQRRRQRRQRPRPQGVRWRQTWAGGQLPALMQTSWKNRRRGQQRPRGQPGSAVLLHSGSSVPAADGSSVVSESAVSWAAGARAVLRCQSPRMVWTQDRLHDRQRVLHWDLRGPGGGPARRLLDLYSAGEQRVYEARDRGRLELSASAFDDGNFSLLIRAVEETDAGLYTCNLHHHYCHLYESLAVRLEVTDGPPATPAYWDGEKEVLAVARGAPALLTCVNRGHMWTDRHVEEAQQVVHWDRQPPGVPHDRADRLLDLYASGERRAYGPLFLRDRVAVGADAFERGDFSLRIEPLEAADEGTYSCHLHHHYCGLHERRVFHLTVAEPHAEPPPRGSPGNGSSHSGAPGPDPTLARGHNVINVIVPESRAHFFQQLGYVLATLLLFILLLVTVLLAARRRRGGYEYSDQKSGKSKGKDVNLAEFAVAAGDQTLYRSEDIQLDYKNNILKERAELAHSPLPAKYIDLDKGFRKEYCK
- the MXRA8 gene encoding matrix remodeling-associated protein 8 isoform X12, whose amino-acid sequence is MALPSRILLWKLALLQSSAVLLHSGSSVPAADGSSVVSESAVSWAAGARAVLRCQSPRMVWTQDRLHDRQRVLHWDLRGPGGGPARRLLDLYSAGEQRVYEARDRGRLELSASAFDDGNFSLLIRAVEETDAGLYTCNLHHHYCHLYESLAVRLEVTDGPPATPAYWDGEKEVLAVARGAPALLTCVNRGHMWTDRHVEEAQQVVHWDRQPPGVPHDRADRLLDLYASGERRAYGPLFLRDRVAVGADAFERGDFSLRIEPLEAADEGTYSCHLHHHYCGLHERRVFHLTVAEPHAEPPPRGSPGNGSSHSGAPDPTLARGHNVINVIVPESRAHFFQQLGYVLATLLLFILLLVTVLLAARRRRGGYEYSDQKSGKSKGKDVNLAEFAVAAGDQTLYRSEDIQLDYKNNILKERAELAHSPLPAKYIDLDKGTW
- the MXRA8 gene encoding matrix remodeling-associated protein 8 isoform X4, which encodes MALPSRILLWKLALLQSSAVLLHSGPSGACPSPTDSPPPPGSSVPAADGSSVVSESAVSWAAGARAVLRCQSPRMVWTQDRLHDRQRVLHWDLRGPGGGPARRLLDLYSAGEQRVYEARDRGRLELSASAFDDGNFSLLIRAVEETDAGLYTCNLHHHYCHLYESLAVRLEVTDGPPATPAYWDGEKEVLAVARGAPALLTCVNRGHMWTDRHVEEAQQVVHWDRQPPGVPHDRADRLLDLYASGERRAYGPLFLRDRVAVGADAFERGDFSLRIEPLEAADEGTYSCHLHHHYCGLHERRVFHLTVAEPHAEPPPRGSPGNGSSHSGAPGPDPTLARGHNVINVIVPESRAHFFQQLGYVLATLLLFILLLVTVLLAARRRRGGYEYSDQKSGKSKGKDVNLAEFAVAAGDQTLYRSEDIQLDYKNNILKERAELAHSPLPAKYIDLDKGFRKEYCK
- the MXRA8 gene encoding matrix remodeling-associated protein 8 isoform X3, which produces MALPSRILLWKLALLQSSAVLLHSGPSGACPSPTDSPPPPGSSVPAADGSSVVSESAVSWAAGARAVLRCQSPRMVWTQDRLHDRQRVLHWDLRGPGGGPARRLLDLYSAGEQRVYEARDRGRLELSASAFDDGNFSLLIRAVEETDAGLYTCNLHHHYCHLYESLAVRLEVTDGPPATPAYWDGEKEVLAVARGAPALLTCVNRGHMWTDRHVEEAQQVVHWDRQPPGVPHDRADRLLDLYASGERRAYGPLFLRDRVAVGADAFERGDFSLRIEPLEAADEGTYSCHLHHHYCGLHERRVFHLTVAEPHAEPPPRGSPGNGSSHSGAPGPDPTLARGHNVINVIVPESRAHFFQQLGYVLATLLLFILLLVTVLLAARRRRGGYEYSDQKSGKSKGKDVNLAEFAVAAGDQTLYRSEDIQLACSPPTDYKNNILKERAELAHSPLPAKYIDLDKGFRKEYCK
- the MXRA8 gene encoding matrix remodeling-associated protein 8 isoform X1, whose translation is MPVALFCPGLSSSLEGEKRQARLGIKSHTHGAAEPPPRPPASRGSAVPAQEGAGGAQRDGESDGRSQRRRQRRQRPRPQGVRWRQTWAGGQLPALMQTSWKNRRRGQQRPRGQPGSAVLLHSGPSGACPSPTDSPPPPGSSVPAADGSSVVSESAVSWAAGARAVLRCQSPRMVWTQDRLHDRQRVLHWDLRGPGGGPARRLLDLYSAGEQRVYEARDRGRLELSASAFDDGNFSLLIRAVEETDAGLYTCNLHHHYCHLYESLAVRLEVTDGPPATPAYWDGEKEVLAVARGAPALLTCVNRGHMWTDRHVEEAQQVVHWDRQPPGVPHDRADRLLDLYASGERRAYGPLFLRDRVAVGADAFERGDFSLRIEPLEAADEGTYSCHLHHHYCGLHERRVFHLTVAEPHAEPPPRGSPGNGSSHSGAPGPDPTLARGHNVINVIVPESRAHFFQQLGYVLATLLLFILLLVTVLLAARRRRGGYEYSDQKSGKSKGKDVNLAEFAVAAGDQTLYRSEDIQLDYKNNILKERAELAHSPLPAKYIDLDKGFRKEYCK
- the MXRA8 gene encoding matrix remodeling-associated protein 8 isoform X11; translation: MALPSRILLWKLALLQSSAVLLHSGSSVPAADGSSVVSESAVSWAAGARAVLRCQSPRMVWTQDRLHDRQRVLHWDLRGPGGGPARRLLDLYSAGEQRVYEARDRGRLELSASAFDDGNFSLLIRAVEETDAGLYTCNLHHHYCHLYESLAVRLEVTDGPPATPAYWDGEKEVLAVARGAPALLTCVNRGHMWTDRHVEEAQQVVHWDRQPPGVPHDRADRLLDLYASGERRAYGPLFLRDRVAVGADAFERGDFSLRIEPLEAADEGTYSCHLHHHYCGLHERRVFHLTVAEPHAEPPPRGSPGNGSSHSGAPGPDPTLARGHNVINVIVPESRAHFFQQLGYVLATLLLFILLLVTVLLAARRRRGGYEYSDQKSGKSKGKDVNLAEFAVAAGDQTLYRSEDIQLDYKNNILKERAELAHSPLPAKYIDLDKGTW
- the MXRA8 gene encoding matrix remodeling-associated protein 8 isoform X6, whose product is MALPSRILLWKLALLQSSAVLLHSGSSVPAADGSSVVSESAVSWAAGARAVLRCQSPRMVWTQDRLHDRQRVLHWDLRGPGGGPARRLLDLYSAGEQRVYEARDRGRLELSASAFDDGNFSLLIRAVEETDAGLYTCNLHHHYCHLYESLAVRLEVTDGPPATPAYWDGEKEVLAVARGAPALLTCVNRGHMWTDRHVEEAQQVVHWDRQPPGVPHDRADRLLDLYASGERRAYGPLFLRDRVAVGADAFERGDFSLRIEPLEAADEGTYSCHLHHHYCGLHERRVFHLTVAEPHAEPPPRGSPGNGSSHSGAPGPDPTLARGHNVINVIVPESRAHFFQQLGYVLATLLLFILLLVTVLLAARRRRGGYEYSDQKSGKSKGKDVNLAEFAVAAGDQTLYRSEDIQLACSPPTDYKNNILKERAELAHSPLPAKYIDLDKGFRKEYCK